In the Oryza glaberrima chromosome 6, OglaRS2, whole genome shotgun sequence genome, one interval contains:
- the LOC127775988 gene encoding uncharacterized protein LOC127775988 codes for MAVAARCLAATVAVSPRSAPPRPNLEGGRRWWSWQLAVSAGDGGGGHGGGVGAVAGCFGGGGRRGSGCIGGGDDLRRRRLALVTGDNDSSDGDWLAVAMTEEATTMSVDATVAGDVVQTVAGDSKWRRGRSRVRGEDGDGEVAGRSAAAAVVAVTVTAVGRGMAASDG; via the coding sequence atggccgtggcggcgaggtgcttggcggcgacggtggcggtgtcCCCCAGATCCGCGCCACCTCGGCCGAATCTggagggtggccggcggtggtggtcgtGGCAGCTGGCGGTGTCGgctggtgacggcggcggagggcatggcggcggcgtcggggcggtTGCTGGCTGCTttggcggcggagggcgacgaGGCAGCGGCTGCATTGGCGGTGGCGACGATTTGCGAAGGCGGCGGCTGGCATTGGTGACTGGTGACAACGACAGCAGTGACGGCGACTGGCTTGCAGTGGCCATGACTGAGGAGGCGACAACGATGTCGGTGGATGCGACTGTGGCTGGCGACGTCGTGCAGACGGTCGCCGGAGACAGCaagtggaggcggggaaggagtcggGTGCGAGGTGAGGATGGCGATGGTGAGGTGGCTGGCCgttcggcagcagcggctgtgGTGGCGGTGACCGTGACTGCGGTGGGACGAGGCATGGCGGCCTCGGACGGCTAG
- the LOC127775952 gene encoding uncharacterized protein LOC127775952 isoform X2, with protein sequence MSFLAGRLAAKEGAYFLQESKHAAGRLAEKLPASAPAPAPAPGSTSPSPDVLPEILRHAVPIKATPPPGEPSLSASSRWAVPRGGAEAAGLSPDALNPLRSYVSLPQATFGPKRWQLPNEQPNYSASTANERRRDRHPPPMDPEKLKAVIAGYSQIGKAFIAATILVFGGSTAVLLYTADKLQLHSVDDVRTKGRDAVQPRADMIKEQIAPLRSWAEEMSRKWHFEGDKDAKEKSIIRELSRALGSRTPPT encoded by the exons atgAGCTTCCtagccggccgcctcgccgccaagGAGGGCGCCTACTTCCTCCAGGAGTCCAagcacgccgccggccgcctcgcggagaagctccccgcctccgcccccgcccccgcccccgcccccgggtcgacgtcgccgtcgcccgacGTGCTCCCGGAGATCCTCCGCCACGCCGTGCCCATCAAGGCGACGCCGCCTCCGGGTGAGCCCTCGCTCTCCGCGTCCTCCCGCTGGGCCGTCCCGCGGGGCGGCGCCGAGGCTGCCGGCTTGTCCCCCGACGCGCTCAACCCGCTCCGCTCCTACGTCTCTCTCCCTCAGGCGACCTTCGGCCCCAAAAg ATGGCAGCTTCCAAATGAGCAGCCAAACTACTCTGCCTCAACGGCCAATGAGCGACGGCGTGATAGGCACCCACCTCCCATGGACCCTGAAAAGTTGAAGGCTGTAATCGCTGGATACTCGCAGA TTGGAAAGGCATTTATTGCTGCAACTATATTGGTGTTTGGAGGATCAACGGCTGTCCTATTATACACAGCAGATAAGCTGCAGTTGCATTCA GTAGATGATGTCAGAACTAAAGGAAGAGATGCTGTGCAACCACGAGCCGACATGATCAAAGAACAAATAGCTCCATTGAGAAGCTGG GCTGAAGAGATGTCCCGAAAATGGCATTTCGAAGGAGATAAAGATGCCAAGGAGAAGTCCATTATCAGAGAGCTTTCAAGAGCACTCGGCTCTAGGACGCCGCCAACTTGA
- the LOC127777251 gene encoding O-fucosyltransferase 15-like isoform X1 yields the protein MPDSSSSSAAAALPLLPSSHAAAGVGAGAAAATSVLRGRRRRRGLRRPRGLLGWGALVAFFFVMNWWMFSRLQDPAARPHFRLRRRHSPAANASLSTLEEVSGAGKGKRPHQVMLTRLLALAAHALAEAETRPEPQDLWKEPINATMWRPCSDKRTWEPSEGTNGYIMISANGGINQQRVAICNAVTISRLLNATLVIPKFLYSNVWLDKSQFGDIYQEDYFINYLKSDIRIVKELPVELQSLDLEAIGSLVNDTDVMKEAKPSLYVKKILPILLKNRVVHLVGFGNRLSFDPIPFELQRLRCRCNFHALHFVHKIQETGALLVERLHGHRPHPSPLEDNLLGHFASKSVLKGNKNETSKYLAVHLRFEIDMVAYSMCYFGGGKDEEEELEMYRQIHFPALTELRKTTKLPSAAFLRSEGKCPLAPEEAVLMLAAIGFKHSTNVYIAGAEIYGGRHRMAAISRLYPALVSKETLLSSSELEPFRNFSSQLAALDFIACAAADAFAMTDPGSQFSSLVQGYRMYYGGGDLPTIRPNKRRLASILLKNATMEWNEFETRARKLIQQTKQVHERPVARSIFRHPRCLDCMCRTEN from the exons ATGCCCgactcctcctcgtcgtcggcggcggcggcgctgccgctgctcccGTCGTcgcatgcggcggcgggggtgggagcgggagcggcggcggccacctccgtgctgcgggggaggcggcggcggagggggctgCGGCGCCCGCGGGGGCTGCTGGGGTGGGGCGCGCTGGTGGCCTTCTTCTTCGTCATGAACTGGTGGATGTTCTCCCGCCTCCAGGaccccgccgcgcgcccgcacttccgcctccgccgccgccactcgcccGCCGCCAACGCGTCGCTGTCCACTCTG GAAGAAGTCAGTGGTGCTGGAAAGGGGAAGAGACCTCATCAGGTCATGCTCACTCGGCTACTTGCTTTAGCTGCCCATGCATTGGCAGAG GCAGAGACGAGGCCAGAACCCCAGGATTTGTGGAAAGAGCCAATAAATGCTACTATGTGGCGACCTTGTTCTGACAAAAGGACTTGGGAGCCATCAG AGGGGACCAATGGATACATCATGATTAGTGCAAATGGTGGAATAAACCAGCAAAGGGTGGCG ATCTGTAATGCTGTTACAATATCTCGATTGCTCAATGCAACTCTTGTCATTCCCAAATTCTTGTACAGTAATGTTTGGCTGGACAAAAG CCAGTTTGGCGATATATATCAGGAGGATTATTTTATCAATTATTTGAAATCTGATATTCGGATTGTGAAGGAGCTTCCTGTGGAGCTGCAATCATTAGACTTGGAGGCGATTGGTAGCCTT GTTAATGATACCGATGTTATGAAAGAGGCAAAGCCAAGCTTATATGTAAAAAAGATACTACCAATTTTATTGAAGAATAGAGTTGTCCACTTAGTAGGATTTGGTAACCGTTTGTCTTTTGATCCAATACCTTTTGAACTTCAG AGACTGCGTTGCAGATGTAATTTTCATGCTCTTCATTTCGTACACAAAATACAAGAAACTGGTGCATTACTTGTAGAGAGGTTGCATGGTCATAGACCCCATCCATCACCTTTGGAGGATAATCTTTTAGGCCATTTTGCTAGCAAATCTGTTCTCAAGGGGAACAAGAATGAAACATCGAAATATCTAGCAGTTCATCTCAGGTTCGAGATCGATATGGTTGCATATTCTATGTGTTACTTTGGTGGTGGAaaagatgaggaagaggaaTTAGAGATGTATCGTCAAATTCACTTTCCAGCCTTGACAGAACTAAGGAAGACGACAAA GTTGCCCTCAGCTGCTTTCTTGCGATCTGAAGGAAAATGCCCCCTTGCACCTGAAGAGGCTGTGCTTATGCTTGCTGCTATTGGTTTCAAGCACAGCACAAATGTATACATTGCAGGTGCTGAAATTTATGGTGGGAGACATAGGATGGCAGCCATAAGCCGTCTATACCCTGCTTTAGTATCTAAAGAAACTCTTTTGTCTTCCTCGGAACTTGAACCATTCAGAAACTTTTCATCCCag TTAGCAGCCTTGGACTTTATTGCATGTGCAGCTGCCGATGCCTTTGCCATGACTGACCCAGGTAGCCAGTTCTCTTCCCTTGTCCAAGGATATCGCATGTACTATGGTGGTGGGGACCTTCCTACAATTAGACCAAACAAGCGCCGGCTAGCCAGCATACTTCTGAAGAATGCCACAATGGAGTGGAATGAATTTGAAACTAGAGCAAGAAAACTCATACAGCAAACTAAGCAAGTCCATGAGAGACCAGTTGCAAGGAGTATATTCAGACATCCTCGATGTCTTGATTGTATGTGCAGAACAGAGAACTGA
- the LOC127775952 gene encoding uncharacterized protein LOC127775952 isoform X1, translating to MSFLAGRLAAKEGAYFLQESKHAAGRLAEKLPASAPAPAPAPGSTSPSPDVLPEILRHAVPIKATPPPGEPSLSASSRWAVPRGGAEAAGLSPDALNPLRSYVSLPQATFGPKRWQLPNEQPNYSASTANERRRDRHPPPMDPEKLKAVIAGYSQIGKAFIAATILVFGGSTAVLLYTADKLQLHSVDDVRTKGRDAVQPRADMIKEQIAPLRSWFCCPTHSETRLKRCPENGISKEIKMPRRSPLSESFQEHSALGRRQLDQTSSADS from the exons atgAGCTTCCtagccggccgcctcgccgccaagGAGGGCGCCTACTTCCTCCAGGAGTCCAagcacgccgccggccgcctcgcggagaagctccccgcctccgcccccgcccccgcccccgcccccgggtcgacgtcgccgtcgcccgacGTGCTCCCGGAGATCCTCCGCCACGCCGTGCCCATCAAGGCGACGCCGCCTCCGGGTGAGCCCTCGCTCTCCGCGTCCTCCCGCTGGGCCGTCCCGCGGGGCGGCGCCGAGGCTGCCGGCTTGTCCCCCGACGCGCTCAACCCGCTCCGCTCCTACGTCTCTCTCCCTCAGGCGACCTTCGGCCCCAAAAg ATGGCAGCTTCCAAATGAGCAGCCAAACTACTCTGCCTCAACGGCCAATGAGCGACGGCGTGATAGGCACCCACCTCCCATGGACCCTGAAAAGTTGAAGGCTGTAATCGCTGGATACTCGCAGA TTGGAAAGGCATTTATTGCTGCAACTATATTGGTGTTTGGAGGATCAACGGCTGTCCTATTATACACAGCAGATAAGCTGCAGTTGCATTCA GTAGATGATGTCAGAACTAAAGGAAGAGATGCTGTGCAACCACGAGCCGACATGATCAAAGAACAAATAGCTCCATTGAGAAGCTGG TTTTGTTGTCCCACACATTCTGAAACTAGGCTGAAGAGATGTCCCGAAAATGGCATTTCGAAGGAGATAAAGATGCCAAGGAGAAGTCCATTATCAGAGAGCTTTCAAGAGCACTCGGCTCTAGGACGCCGCCAACTTGATCAAACATCTTCCGCTGATAGTTGA
- the LOC127775672 gene encoding protein NRT1/ PTR FAMILY 5.8-like yields the protein MSGKKPPPPVTATAPQTARLSRPCVMIIVVASVERFAYKGVASNLVTYLTEVVEMSTSAAAKSVSAWSGVTSMLPLLTAVLADSYWDRYSTITASSLLYVVGLIGLTLWALLHTRMTCSTLFFPLYLISIGQGGYNPSLQAFGADQLDIGDDDDGGDNGATPATEEQRSKVKSLFFQWWYFGICSGSLLGNTTMSYVQDTVGWGLGFAVPAAVMAVSVAAFFCCTPLYKQRQPRAVHRKPCRDSVLKALKSLLASVTGARKITLPSRDGDDDTDIVSELELQEKPLKLADQKQEAAMGEAAAPSVAKIIVRLLPIWTMLLMFAVIFQQPMTFFTKQGMLMDHRVGAVFVIPPAMLQSSITVSIILLMPLYDTVVVPLAGLVAGHGKGITVLQRIGVGMVLSIVAMAVAALVEARRLRAAASSSSGGRLSIFWLLPQYVLLGVSDVFTVVGMQEFFYTQVPSAMRTVGIALYLSVFGVGSFVGAFLITALEMATAGGGGGHDHGWFSDDPREARLDKYYWFLALLSCVSFVVFTHLCKYY from the exons ATGTCGGGGaagaagccaccgccgccggtgacaGCGACGGCGCCGCAGACGGCGAGGCTGAGCAGGCCATGCGTGATGATCATAG TGGTGGCGAGCGTGGAGAGGTTCGCGTACAAGGGGGTGGCGTCGAACCTGGTGACGTACCTGACGGAGGTGGTGGAGATgagcacgtcggcggcggcgaagagcgtCAGCGCGTGGAGCGGGGTGACGTCCATGCTGCCGCTCCtcaccgccgtcctcgccgactCCTACTGGGACCGCTACTCCACCatcaccgcctcctccctcctctatGTCGTC GGGCTAATAGGCCTAACTTTATGGGCACTGCTACACACACGGATGACATGCTCCACGCTCTTCTTCCCGCTCTACCTCATCTCCATCGGCCAAGGCGGCTACAACCCTTCGCTGCAAGCCTTCGGCGCCGACCAGCTCGacatcggcgacgacgacgacggcggcgacaatgGCGCAACACCAGCAACAGAAGAGCAGAGGAGCAAGGTGAAGAGCCTCTTCTTCCAGTGGTGGTACTTCGGCATCTGCAGCGGCAGCCTGCTGGGGAACACGACAATGTCGTACGTCCAGGACACCGTCGGCTGGGGCCTCGGCTTCGCCGTCCCGGCCGCCGTCATGGCCGTCTCAGTCGCCGCCTTCTTCTGCTGCACCCCCCTCTACAAGCAGAGGCAACCCAGAGCTGTTCATCGCAAGCCCTGTCGTGACAGCGTCCTCAAAGCCCTGAAATCGCTTCTCGCAAGTGTCACTGGCGCCAGAAAGATCACCCTGCCATCCAGAGACGGCGACGATGACACTGACATCGTATCTGAGCTAGA GTTGCAGGAGAAGCCACTGAAGCTGGCTGATCAGAAGCAGGAGGCGGCCATGGGAGAGGCTGCAGCACCAAGTGTAGCCAAGATCATAGTGAGGCTGCTCCCAATCTGGACGATGCTGCTCATGTTCGCCGTCATCTTCCAGCAGCCGATGACGTTCTTCACCAAGCAGGGGATGCTGATGGACCACCGCGTCGGCGCCGTGTTCGTGATCCCCCCGGCGATGCTGCAGAGCTCCATCACCGTCTCCATCATCCTCCTCATGCCGCTCTACGACACGGTGGTGGTGCcgctcgccggcctcgtcgccggccacggcAAGGGGATCACGGTGCTCCAGCGGATCGGCGTCGGGATGGTGCTCTCCATCGTCGCCATGGCGGTCGCCGCGCTCGTcgaggcgcgccgcctccgcgccgccgcgtcgtcctcgtccGGCGGCCGCCTGAGCATATTCTGGCTCCTCCCGCAGTACGTGCTCCTCGGCGTCTCCGACGTGTTCACGGTGGTGGGCATGCAGGAGTTCTTCTACACCCAGGTCCCCAGCGCCATGAGGACCGTCGGCATCGCGCTCTACCTCAGCGTCTTCGGCGTCGGCAGCTTCGTCGGCGCGTTCCTCATCACCGCGCTcgagatggcgacggcgggcggcggcggcgggcacgatCACGGGTGGTTCTCCGATGATCCCCGGGAGGCGCGGCTGGACAAGTACTACTGGTTCTTGGCGCTCCTCAGCTGCGTCAGCTTCGTCGTCTTCACACACTTGTGCAAGTACTACTAG
- the LOC127777251 gene encoding O-fucosyltransferase 15-like isoform X2 has translation MLTRLLALAAHALAEAETRPEPQDLWKEPINATMWRPCSDKRTWEPSEGTNGYIMISANGGINQQRVAICNAVTISRLLNATLVIPKFLYSNVWLDKSQFGDIYQEDYFINYLKSDIRIVKELPVELQSLDLEAIGSLVNDTDVMKEAKPSLYVKKILPILLKNRVVHLVGFGNRLSFDPIPFELQRLRCRCNFHALHFVHKIQETGALLVERLHGHRPHPSPLEDNLLGHFASKSVLKGNKNETSKYLAVHLRFEIDMVAYSMCYFGGGKDEEEELEMYRQIHFPALTELRKTTKLPSAAFLRSEGKCPLAPEEAVLMLAAIGFKHSTNVYIAGAEIYGGRHRMAAISRLYPALVSKETLLSSSELEPFRNFSSQLAALDFIACAAADAFAMTDPGSQFSSLVQGYRMYYGGGDLPTIRPNKRRLASILLKNATMEWNEFETRARKLIQQTKQVHERPVARSIFRHPRCLDCMCRTEN, from the exons ATGCTCACTCGGCTACTTGCTTTAGCTGCCCATGCATTGGCAGAG GCAGAGACGAGGCCAGAACCCCAGGATTTGTGGAAAGAGCCAATAAATGCTACTATGTGGCGACCTTGTTCTGACAAAAGGACTTGGGAGCCATCAG AGGGGACCAATGGATACATCATGATTAGTGCAAATGGTGGAATAAACCAGCAAAGGGTGGCG ATCTGTAATGCTGTTACAATATCTCGATTGCTCAATGCAACTCTTGTCATTCCCAAATTCTTGTACAGTAATGTTTGGCTGGACAAAAG CCAGTTTGGCGATATATATCAGGAGGATTATTTTATCAATTATTTGAAATCTGATATTCGGATTGTGAAGGAGCTTCCTGTGGAGCTGCAATCATTAGACTTGGAGGCGATTGGTAGCCTT GTTAATGATACCGATGTTATGAAAGAGGCAAAGCCAAGCTTATATGTAAAAAAGATACTACCAATTTTATTGAAGAATAGAGTTGTCCACTTAGTAGGATTTGGTAACCGTTTGTCTTTTGATCCAATACCTTTTGAACTTCAG AGACTGCGTTGCAGATGTAATTTTCATGCTCTTCATTTCGTACACAAAATACAAGAAACTGGTGCATTACTTGTAGAGAGGTTGCATGGTCATAGACCCCATCCATCACCTTTGGAGGATAATCTTTTAGGCCATTTTGCTAGCAAATCTGTTCTCAAGGGGAACAAGAATGAAACATCGAAATATCTAGCAGTTCATCTCAGGTTCGAGATCGATATGGTTGCATATTCTATGTGTTACTTTGGTGGTGGAaaagatgaggaagaggaaTTAGAGATGTATCGTCAAATTCACTTTCCAGCCTTGACAGAACTAAGGAAGACGACAAA GTTGCCCTCAGCTGCTTTCTTGCGATCTGAAGGAAAATGCCCCCTTGCACCTGAAGAGGCTGTGCTTATGCTTGCTGCTATTGGTTTCAAGCACAGCACAAATGTATACATTGCAGGTGCTGAAATTTATGGTGGGAGACATAGGATGGCAGCCATAAGCCGTCTATACCCTGCTTTAGTATCTAAAGAAACTCTTTTGTCTTCCTCGGAACTTGAACCATTCAGAAACTTTTCATCCCag TTAGCAGCCTTGGACTTTATTGCATGTGCAGCTGCCGATGCCTTTGCCATGACTGACCCAGGTAGCCAGTTCTCTTCCCTTGTCCAAGGATATCGCATGTACTATGGTGGTGGGGACCTTCCTACAATTAGACCAAACAAGCGCCGGCTAGCCAGCATACTTCTGAAGAATGCCACAATGGAGTGGAATGAATTTGAAACTAGAGCAAGAAAACTCATACAGCAAACTAAGCAAGTCCATGAGAGACCAGTTGCAAGGAGTATATTCAGACATCCTCGATGTCTTGATTGTATGTGCAGAACAGAGAACTGA